From a region of the Rhinopithecus roxellana isolate Shanxi Qingling chromosome 8, ASM756505v1, whole genome shotgun sequence genome:
- the LOC104679476 gene encoding prohibitin-like isoform X2, which yields MAAKVFESIGKFGLALAVAGGVVNSALYNVDAGHRAVIFDRFRGVQDIVVGEGTHFLIPWVQKPIIFDCRSRPRNVPVITGSKDLQNVNITLRILFRPVASQLLRIFTSIGEDYDERVLPSITTEILKSVVARFDAGELITYLPAGQSVLLQLPQ from the exons ATGGCTGCCAAAGTGTTTGAGTCCATTGGCAAGTTTGGCCTGGCCTTAGCTGTTGCAGGAGGCGTGGTGAACTCTGCCTTATATAATGTGGATGCTGGGCACAGAGCTGTCATCTTTGACCGGTTCCGTGGAGTACAGGACATTGTGGTAGGGGAAGGGACTCACTTTCTCATCCCATGGGTACAGAAACCAATTATCTTTGACTGCCGTTCTCGACCACGTAATGTGCCGGTCATCACTGGTAGCAAAGATTTACAGAATGTCAACATCACACTGCGCATCCTCTTCCGGCCCGTCGCTAGCCAGCTTCTTCGCATCTTCACCAGCATCGGAGAGGACTATGATGAGCGTGTGCTGCCGTCCATCACGACCGAGATCCTCAAGTCAGTGGTGGCTCGCTTTGATGCTGGAGAACTA ATCACCTACCTGCCGGCGGGGCAGTCTGTTCTCCTCCAGCTGCCCCAGTGA
- the LOC104679476 gene encoding prohibitin-like isoform X1 → MAAKVFESIGKFGLALAVAGGVVNSALYNVDAGHRAVIFDRFRGVQDIVVGEGTHFLIPWVQKPIIFDCRSRPRNVPVITGSKDLQNVNITLRILFRPVASQLLRIFTSIGEDYDERVLPSITTEILKSVVARFDAGELITQRELVSRQVSDDLTERAATFGLILDDVSLTHLTFGKEFTEAVEAKQVAQQEAERARFVVEKAEQQKKAAIISAEGDSKAAELIANSLATAGDGLIELRKLEPAEDIAYQLSHSRNITYLPAGQSVLLQLPQ, encoded by the coding sequence ATGGCTGCCAAAGTGTTTGAGTCCATTGGCAAGTTTGGCCTGGCCTTAGCTGTTGCAGGAGGCGTGGTGAACTCTGCCTTATATAATGTGGATGCTGGGCACAGAGCTGTCATCTTTGACCGGTTCCGTGGAGTACAGGACATTGTGGTAGGGGAAGGGACTCACTTTCTCATCCCATGGGTACAGAAACCAATTATCTTTGACTGCCGTTCTCGACCACGTAATGTGCCGGTCATCACTGGTAGCAAAGATTTACAGAATGTCAACATCACACTGCGCATCCTCTTCCGGCCCGTCGCTAGCCAGCTTCTTCGCATCTTCACCAGCATCGGAGAGGACTATGATGAGCGTGTGCTGCCGTCCATCACGACCGAGATCCTCAAGTCAGTGGTGGCTCGCTTTGATGCTGGAGAACTAATAACCCAGAGAGAGCTGGTCTCCAGGCAGGTGAGCGACGATCTTACAGAGCGAGCAGCCACCTTTGGGCTCATCCTAGATGACGTGTCCTTGACACATCTGACCTTCGGGAAGGAGTTCACAGAAGCGGTGGAAGCCAAACAGGTGGctcagcaggaagcagagagggcCAGATTTGTGGTGGAAAAGGCTGAGCAGCAAAAAAAGGCAGCCATCATCTCTGCTGAGGGTGATTCCAAGGCGGCTGAGCTGATTGCCAACTCACTGGCCACTGCAGGGGACGGCCTGATCGAGCTGCGCAAGCTGGAACCCGCGGAGGACATCGCATACCAGCTCTCACATTCTCGGAACATCACCTACCTGCCGGCGGGGCAGTCTGTTCTCCTCCAGCTGCCCCAGTGA
- the CLEC4G gene encoding C-type lectin domain family 4 member G isoform X2 — protein sequence MDTTRYSKWGGSSEEVPGGHWGHRVHWSRRPLFLALAVLVTIVLWAVILSILLSKASTERAALLGGQDLLRTNGSGTQAQLQTTRAELGEAQAKLMEQESALRELRERVTQGLAEASRNREDVRTELFRALEAVRLHNNSCEPCPTSWLSFEGSCYFFSVPKTTWAAAQGHCANASAHLVIVGGLEEQGFLTRNTRGRGYWLGLRAVRHLGKIQGYQWVDGVSLSFSHWNRGEPNDARGREDCVMMLRTGLWNDAPCDSEKDGWICEKRHNC from the exons ATGGACACCACCAGGTACAGCAAGTGGGGCGGCAGCTCCGAGGAGGTCCCCGGAG GGCACTGGGGACACCGGGTGCACTGGAGCCGGAGACCCCTCTTCTTGGCCCTGGCTGTCCTGGTCACCATAGTCCTGTGGGCTGTGATTCTGAGTATCCTATTGTCCAAGG CCTCCACGGAGCGCGCGGCGCTACTCGGCGGCCAGGACCTGCTGAGGACAAACG GCTCCGGGACGCAGGCGCAGCTGCAGACCACGCGCGCGGAGCTTGGGGAGGCGCAGGCGAAGCTGATGGAGCAGGAGAGCGCCCTGCGGGAACTGCGTGAGCGCG TGACCCAGGGCTTGGCGGAAGCCAGCAGGAACCGTGAGGACGTCCGCACTGAGCTGTTCCGGGCGCTGGAGGCCGTGAGGCTCCATAATA ACTCCTGCGAGCCGTGCCCCACGTCGTGGCTGTCCTTCGAGGGCTCCTGCTACTTTTTCTCTGTGCCAAAGACCACGTGGGCGGCGGCGCAGGGTCACTGCGCGAATGCCAGCGCTCACCTGGTGATCGTTGGGGGCCTGGAAGAGCAG GGCTTCCTGACTCGGAACACACGTGGCCGTGGTTACTGGCTGGGCCTGAGGGCTGTGCGCCATCTGGGCAAGATTCAGGGCTACCAGTGGGTGGACGGAGTCTCTCTCAGCTTCAG CCACTGGAACCGGGGAGAGCCCAATGATGCTCGGGGCCGTGAGGACTGTGTCATGATGCTGCGCACGGGGCTATGGAACGACGCACCATGTGACAGCGAGAAGGACGGCTGGATCTGTGAGAAAAGGCACAACTGCTGA
- the CLEC4G gene encoding C-type lectin domain family 4 member G isoform X1, with amino-acid sequence MDTTRYSKWGGSSEEVPGGHWGHRVHWSRRPLFLALAVLVTIVLWAVILSILLSKASTERAALLGGQDLLRTNASKQTAALGALKEEVGVCRSCCSGTQAQLQTTRAELGEAQAKLMEQESALRELRERVTQGLAEASRNREDVRTELFRALEAVRLHNNSCEPCPTSWLSFEGSCYFFSVPKTTWAAAQGHCANASAHLVIVGGLEEQGFLTRNTRGRGYWLGLRAVRHLGKIQGYQWVDGVSLSFSHWNRGEPNDARGREDCVMMLRTGLWNDAPCDSEKDGWICEKRHNC; translated from the exons ATGGACACCACCAGGTACAGCAAGTGGGGCGGCAGCTCCGAGGAGGTCCCCGGAG GGCACTGGGGACACCGGGTGCACTGGAGCCGGAGACCCCTCTTCTTGGCCCTGGCTGTCCTGGTCACCATAGTCCTGTGGGCTGTGATTCTGAGTATCCTATTGTCCAAGG CCTCCACGGAGCGCGCGGCGCTACTCGGCGGCCAGGACCTGCTGAGGACAAACG CCTCGAAGCAGACGGCAGCGCTGGGTGCCCTGAAGGAGGAGGTCGGAGTCTGCCGCAGCTGCT GCTCCGGGACGCAGGCGCAGCTGCAGACCACGCGCGCGGAGCTTGGGGAGGCGCAGGCGAAGCTGATGGAGCAGGAGAGCGCCCTGCGGGAACTGCGTGAGCGCG TGACCCAGGGCTTGGCGGAAGCCAGCAGGAACCGTGAGGACGTCCGCACTGAGCTGTTCCGGGCGCTGGAGGCCGTGAGGCTCCATAATA ACTCCTGCGAGCCGTGCCCCACGTCGTGGCTGTCCTTCGAGGGCTCCTGCTACTTTTTCTCTGTGCCAAAGACCACGTGGGCGGCGGCGCAGGGTCACTGCGCGAATGCCAGCGCTCACCTGGTGATCGTTGGGGGCCTGGAAGAGCAG GGCTTCCTGACTCGGAACACACGTGGCCGTGGTTACTGGCTGGGCCTGAGGGCTGTGCGCCATCTGGGCAAGATTCAGGGCTACCAGTGGGTGGACGGAGTCTCTCTCAGCTTCAG CCACTGGAACCGGGGAGAGCCCAATGATGCTCGGGGCCGTGAGGACTGTGTCATGATGCTGCGCACGGGGCTATGGAACGACGCACCATGTGACAGCGAGAAGGACGGCTGGATCTGTGAGAAAAGGCACAACTGCTGA